One genomic region from Strix uralensis isolate ZFMK-TIS-50842 chromosome 5, bStrUra1, whole genome shotgun sequence encodes:
- the MGP gene encoding matrix Gla protein, whose translation MMRTLIILTLLAVLVMAATCYESHESMESHEYLHPFINRQRANDFIQADTRLEAISRERMRKRIKSPQERQREICEDYYPCEQYAFHHGYAAAYRHYFGRRRTK comes from the exons ATGATGCGCACTCTCATCATCCTTACACTCCTGGCTGTTTTGGTGATGGCTGCTACTTGTTATG AGTCCCATGAGAGTATGGAATCCCACGAGTATCTCC ATCCCTTCATCAACAGGCAAAGGGCCAATGACTTCATACAAGCTGACACAAGACTAGAAGCCATCTCTCGGGAGAG GATGAGGAAGCGTATTAAGTCACCCCAGGAACGTCAGAGGGAGATCTGTGAGGACTACTACCCCTGCGAACAGTACGCTTTTCACCATGGCTATGCTGCGGCTTACAGGCACTATTTTGGGAGGAGAAGGACTAAGTAA
- the LOC141944377 gene encoding osteocalcin-like isoform X1 — protein MRSLLASLIMTLALAALYCCEKDPKDPLGSRNADTGIKITKEVANAFVKRQKRSSLLERYSEYYKSPMEQMHERCENYPPCDYLSDQIGFPMAYNRFFGRY, from the exons ATGAGGAGTCTGCTGGCATCGCTGATCATGACTCTGGCCCTGGCAGCGCTCTACTGTTGTGAGAAAG ATCCCAAAGACCCCTTAGGATCTCGCAATGCTGACA CAGGCATCAAGATTACAAAGGAAGTTGCCAATGCCTTTGTGAAGAGGCAGAAGAGATCCAGCCTGCTTGAACG GTATTCTGAGTATTACAAAAGTCCAATGGAGCAGATGCATGAGCGTTGTGAAAACTACCCACCTTGTGACTACCTCTCTGACCAAATAGGATTTCCTATGGCCTACAACCGTTTCTTTGGGAGATACTAA
- the LOC141944377 gene encoding osteocalcin-like isoform X2 — protein MRSLLASLIMTLALAALYCCEKDPKDPLGSRNADSIKITKEVANAFVKRQKRSSLLERYSEYYKSPMEQMHERCENYPPCDYLSDQIGFPMAYNRFFGRY, from the exons ATGAGGAGTCTGCTGGCATCGCTGATCATGACTCTGGCCCTGGCAGCGCTCTACTGTTGTGAGAAAG ATCCCAAAGACCCCTTAGGATCTCGCAATGCTGACA GCATCAAGATTACAAAGGAAGTTGCCAATGCCTTTGTGAAGAGGCAGAAGAGATCCAGCCTGCTTGAACG GTATTCTGAGTATTACAAAAGTCCAATGGAGCAGATGCATGAGCGTTGTGAAAACTACCCACCTTGTGACTACCTCTCTGACCAAATAGGATTTCCTATGGCCTACAACCGTTTCTTTGGGAGATACTAA